Proteins encoded together in one Vigna angularis cultivar LongXiaoDou No.4 chromosome 5, ASM1680809v1, whole genome shotgun sequence window:
- the LOC128196737 gene encoding uncharacterized protein LOC128196737: MEEELDLSYLDHEDIDDDVVGVDFNIVAMLHQQLQITTSLAALTMLCIVCHALNILNMFSSDPSSVSNFLPDKDRRRQELMSYLVHTTQCRDIIRMGPEAFINLCERLRSTGLVKDAIRSTVEEQVAQFLYIVGHNVKNRSVAFFFHRSGATVSKFFHNVLDAVITLESEFLTQPSGDEVHLYVLNNSRFYPYFKDCLGAIDGTHVRVRVAREDAPRFRGRKDWPTQNVFAACDFDMKFTYVLAGWEGTASDSRILKNALDRDDPLVIPQGKYYLGDTGFMLKSTVMTPYRGVRYHLKEFSRRGPQNARELFNHRHSSLRNVIERTFGVLKKRFSIIASGTEPHYELETMTDIILACCILHNFIRGVDRDDPLLNEVDNELNEREEQNVSSSQVREDDYRLGSTIRDAIADQMWRDYQNS; this comes from the exons ATGGAAGAAGAATTAGATTTGTCGTACTTGGACCATGAAGATATAGACGACGATGTGGTTGGTGTAGACTTTAATATAGTCGCAATGTTAcatcaacaattacaaataacaaCCTCCCTGGCTGCActaacaatgttatgcattgtttGTCATGCCttgaatatattgaatatgttCTCAAGTGATCCAAGTAGTGTTAGCAATTTCCTTCCCGACAAAGACCGTCGCAGACAGGAGTTAATGTCGTACCTGGTGCATACTACTCAGTGTCGTGACATTATTCGGATGGGTCCAGaggcatttattaatctttgtgaGAGATTAAGATCAACTGGGTTAGTTAAAGACGCCATTCGGTCTACAGTGGAGGAACAAGTAGCTCAATTTCTTTATATAGTTGGGCATAATGTCAAGAATCGGAGTGtcgcatttttctttcatcgatcTGGGGCGACGGTAAGCAAATTCTTTCACAATGTGCTGGATGCTGTTATAACTCTAGAATCAGAATTTTTAACTCAGCCATCAGGAGATGAGGTTCATCTATATGTGTTGAACAACAGTCGGTTTTATCCTTACTTCAAG GATTGCTTAGGGGCCATAGATGGTACTCACGTTCGTGTAAGGGTGGCACGAGAAGATGCTCCAAGATTTCGTGGTAgaaaagattggccaactcAAAATGTGTTTGCCGCATGTGACTTTGATATGAAATTCACATACGTTCTAGCTGGGTGGGAAGGCACAGCATCTGATTCTAGAATCTTAAAAAATGCTCTTGATCGAGATGATCCGTTGGTCATCCCCCAAG GAAAATACTATCTCGGCGACACTGGATTTATGCTGAAAAGTACGGTTATGACACCATATAGAGGCGTCAGATATCACCTTAAAGAATTTTCTCGCAGAGGACCACAAAATGCACGAGAGCTCTTTAACCATCGACATTCATCACTCAGAAATGTTATTGAAAGAACATTTGGTGTATTGAAGAAACGGTTCTCTATCATTGCAAGTGGCACTGAACCACATTATGAATTGGAGACGATGACGGATATTATTTTGGCTTGTTGTATCCTACACAACTTTATCCGTGGAGTTGATAGGGATGACCCATTGCTTAATGAGGTTGATAACGAGTTAAATGAAAGGGAAGAGCAGAATGTGTCATCCTCTCAAGTTCGTGAAGATGATTATAGGCTTGGTAGTACTATTAGGGATGCCATAGCGGATCAAATGTGGCGAGATTATCAAAATTCTTAg
- the LOC108319630 gene encoding pumilio homolog 2-like produces MLSEFERRPMIGSNEGSFGDELEKEIGMLLREQRRQEADDRERELNIFRSGSAPPTVEGSLSAVGGLFGGGGGAAGASGAFSEFQGTRDVNGIVSEEELRSDPAYLTYYYSNVNLNPRLPPPLMSKEDWRFQQRLKGGASVLGGIGDRRKVNRTEENGGRSMFSTPPGFNMRKQESEVDNEKTRGTAEWGGDGLIGLPGLGLSKQKSFAEIFQDDLGGNTSVTGPPSRPASRNAFDDNDIISSAEAELAHLRRESTTIDAPRPGTNVQGSSASQNTGLPASYSYAAAVGSSLSRSTTPDPQHVARAPSPCITPIGGGRAIASDKRGVSSPDAFDGVSSGINGSSDLMAALSVMNLSADDMLDGDNHLPSQVESEVDNHRRYLFGRQGGQDHGKQHAYLKKSELAHLQNSSKSRSGSEPKNASLDRQVELQKSNIPSNNSYFKGSPTSHFSRGGSLPTQYQPLDGTNSSFSNYGMSGYAGNPALASLMTNQLGTGNLPPLFETVAAASAMASPGMDSRILGSGLASGATAPSDVHNLGRMGNQIPGTALQAPFVDPMYHQYLRTSEYAAQLGALSDPSVDRSYLGNSYMNLLELQKAYLGSILSPQKSQYNVPLGGKSGSSTPHGYYGNPAYGVGLSYPGSPMANSVVSTSPAAPGSPVRHNELNMRFASGMRNLAGVMGPWHVDTGNIDESFASSLLEEFKSNKTKCFELSEIAGHVVEFSADQYGSRFIQQKLETATTEEKNMVYQEIMPHALALMTDVFGNYVVQKFFEHGLAAQRRELANKLLGHVLTLSLQMYGCRVIQKAIEVVDLDQKIEMVQELDGNVMRCVRDQNGNHVIQKCIECVPEDAIHFIVSTFFDQVVTLSTHPYGCRVIQRVLEHCKDPTTQQKVMDEILGAVSMLAQDQYGNYVVQHVLEHGKPHERSSIIKELAGKIVQMSQQKFASNVVEKCLTFGGPSERQLLVHEMLGSTDENEPLQAMMKDQFANYVVQKVLETCDDQQRELILSRIKVHLNALKKYTYGKHIVARVEKLVAAGERRIAAQSPQPA; encoded by the exons ATGCTGTCTGAATTTGAAAGAAGACCGATGATTGGGAGTAACGAGGGTTCTTTTGGAGATGAACTGGAGAAGGAGATAGGGATGTTGCTTCGTGAGCAACGCAGACAAGAGGCTGATGATCGTGAGAGAGAGCTTAATATCTTTAGGAGTGGATCAGCGCCTCCAACCGTGGAGGGTTCTTTGAGTGCTGTTGGAGGGTTGTTTGGCGGTGGCGGTGGCGCTGCTGGTGCTAGTGGTGCCTTTTCTGAGTTTCAAGGGACTAGAGATGTTAATGGGATTGTTTCTGAGGAAGAGCTTAGGTCTGATCCAGCTTATCTTACATACTATTACTCCAATGTGAATTTGAATCCTAGGCTGCCACCTCCTTTGATGTCAAAGGAGGATTGGAGGTTTCAGCAGAGACTTAAAGGTGGAGCTTCAGTTCTTGGTGGAATAGGAGATAGAAGGAAAGTGAACAGGACTGAAGAAAATGGTGGTAGGTCGATGTTTTCTACCCCACCGGGTTTTAACATGAGGAAACAAGAGAGTGAGGTGGACAATGAAAAAACAAGAGGTACTGCGGAGTGGGGTGGTGACGGACTAATTGGTTTGCCTGGACTAGGGCTGAGCAAACAAAAGAGCTTTGCAGAAATTTTCCAG GATGATTTGGGGGGTAATACCTCTGTCACGGGCCCTCCTTCTCGTCCAGCCAGCCGTAATGCATTTGATGACAATGATATCATTAGTTCTGCTGAAGCAGAGTTGGCTCATCTACGCCGTGAGTCTACGACCATAGATGCACCAAGGCCAGGAACGAATGTGCAAGGATCATCTGCTTCCCAAAATACTGGTCTGCCAGCTTCATATTCTTATGCTGCTGCAGTGGGGTCTTCCTTGTCGAGAAGCACTACTCCTGATCCACAGCATGTTGCTAGGGCTCCCAGTCCCTGCATCACACCTATTGGTGGTGGCAGAGCCATTGCTTCTGATAAGAGAGGTGTTTCCAGTCCAGATGCATTTGATGGTGTTTCATCTGGAATCAACGGGTCATCAGATCTTATGGCAGCATTGTCAGTGATGAATTTGTCAGCAGATGACATGTTAGATGGTGATAATCATTTGCCATCGCAGGTTGAATCAGAAGTTGATAATCACCGGAGATATCTTTTTGGTAGGCAAGGTGGTCAAGATCATGGAAAGCAACATGCTTATTTAAAGAAATCTGAATTAGCTCACTTGCAAAATTCAAGTAAGAGCAGGAGCGGATCTGAACCTAAAAATGCATCCTTGGACAGGCAGGTTGAGCTACAAAAGTCTAATATTCCTTCTAATAACTCATATTTCAAAGGATCACCTACCTCCCATTTTAGTAGAGGAGGTAGTTTACCTACTCAGTACCAGCCTTTAGATGGTACAAATTCGTCATTTAGTAACTATGGTATGAGTGGATATGCTGGAAATCCAGCATTGGCATCCTTGATGACTAATCAACTGGGCACTGGTAATCTGCCTCCATTGTTTGAAACGGTTGCTGCAGCATCAGCAATGGCATCCCCTGGAATGGACTCAAGAATTCTTGGAAGTGGTTTGGCTTCTGGAGCTACTGCTCCATCTGATGTGCACAATCTTGGTAGGATGGGAAATCAAATTCCAGGCACTGCTCTCCAGGCCCCTTTTGTTGATCCCATGTATCATCAGTACCTGAGAACATCTGAGTATGCAGCACAACTTGGTGCTCTTAGTGACCCCTCTGTCGACAGGTCCTACTTAGGTAATTCATACATGAACTTACTTGAGCTTCAGAAAGCTTATCTTGGGTCTATTCTCTCACCTCAGAAATCTCAATACAATGTACCACTGGGTGGTAAATCAGGAAGCTCCACTCCTCATGGTTATTATGGAAATCCTGCATATGGTGTTGGGTTGTCTTATCCAGGAAGTCCAATGGCAAACTCTGTTGTATCCACTTCCCCAGCAGCACCTGGAAGTCCTGTTAGGCACAATGAACTGAATATGCGTTTTGCTTCTGGAATGAGGAATTTAGCTGGGGTAATGGGACCTTGGCATGTAGATACTGGGAACATTGATGAAAGTTTTGCTTCTTCTCTGTTGGAGGAGTTTAAAAGCAACAAAACAAAGTGTTTTGAGCTTTCTGAAATTGCTGGTCACGTTGTGGAATTCAG TGCTGATCAATATGGGAGCCGATTTATTCAACAAAAGCTTGAAACAGCTACTACTGAAGAAAAAAACATGGTTTATCAGGAAATCATGCCACATGCCCTTGCTTTGATGACTGATGTCTTTGGTAATTATGTGGTTCAAAAG TTTTTTGAGCATGGACTTGCAGCCCAGAGAAGAGAATTGGCCAACAAACTTCTTGGGCATGTTCTGACACTGAGCCTTCAAATGTATGGTTGCCGAGTCATCCAGAAG GCCATCGAAGTTGTTGATCTGGATCAGAAGATAGAGATGGTGCAAGAGCTTGATGGTAATGTCATGCGCTGTGTACGTGATCAGAATGGTAACCATGTCATTCAGAAGTGTATTGAATGCGTCCCTGAAGATGCAATCCATTTTATTGTCTCAACTTTTTTTGATCAAGTCGTTACGCTCTCAACCCATCCATATGGTTGCCGTGTGATACAG AGAGTACTGGAGCACTGCAAAGATCCTACAACACAGCAGAAAGTTATGGATGAAATTTTAGGGGCAGTTAGTATGTTAGCTCAGGACCAGTATGGCAACTACGTTGTTCAg CATGTTCTGGAGCATGGGAAGCCTCATGAGCGTTCTTCTATAATAAAGGAATTAGCAGGCAAGATTGTTCAGATGAGTCAACAGAAGTTTGCGTCCAATGTTGTGGAGAAATGTTTGACCTTTGGAGGTCCTTCTGAGCGCCAATTACTAGTACACGAGATGCTTGGCTCCACAGATGAAAATGAGCCTCTTCAG GCCATGATGAAAGATCAGTTTGCAAATTACGTTGTACAAAAGGTGCTGGAAACATGTGATGATCAGCAGCGCGAACTGATTCTTTCACGAATTAAGGTTCATTTAAATGCATTGAAGAAGTACACCTATGGGAAGCACATCGTTGCACGTGTAGAGAAACTTGTTGCTGCTGGAG AAAGGAGAATTGCAGCTCAGTCCCCCCAACCTGCTTAG
- the LOC108319565 gene encoding E3 ubiquitin-protein ligase RDUF2, translating into MNSDTQHGTPSYWCYSCTRFVHLSSQATIACPHCQSGFVEEIRAEASPRHRLSPFPDDHLSLRRQGFRRRRRDAAGNRSPFNPVIVLRGSGDDTAAEHEGASTFELFYDDGDGTGLRPLPPTMSEFLLGSGFDRLLEQFAQIEMNGFGRPENPPASKAAIESMPTVEISEAQVETEAHCAVCKEAFELHAEARELPCKHIYHSDCILPWLSMRNSCPVCRHELPSDLETRAPSQIDEEAIGLTIWRLPGGGFAVGRFSGGRRAGENHFPVVYTEMDGGLNTNGAPRRISRSVRSSRVRESRGFGRVVRSFFSFFGRIGSRNSSSSLSSSEHASVSRSRSRVSSVFSRSSRRHSRTFVLDD; encoded by the coding sequence ATGAATTCCGACACGCAACACGGAACGCCGTCGTATTGGTGCTACAGCTGTACCCGCTTCGTTCATCTCTCGTCGCAGGCCACCATCGCCTGCCCCCACTGCCAGAGTGGCTTCGTCGAAGAGATCCGCGCCGAAGCCTCGCCGCGCCACCGTCTCAGCCCTTTCCCCGACGACCATCTTTCGCTCCGCCGACAGGGATTCCGCCGCCGCCGTCGCGATGCCGCTGGCAACCGCTCCCCCTTTAACCCCGTTATCGTTCTTCGGGGATCCGGCGATGACACCGCCGCCGAACACGAAGGCGCCAGTACCTTTGAGCTCTTCTACGACGACGGTGACGGCACTGGCCTCCGTCCGCTCCCGCCCACCATGTCGGAGTTCCTCCTCGGCTCAGGCTTCGACCGCCTACTCGAGCAGTTCGCGCAGATCGAGATGAACGGTTTCGGCCGCCCGGAGAACCCGCCGGCGTCCAAGGCGGCGATCGAGTCCATGCCGACGGTCGAGATCAGTGAAGCACAGGTCGAGACCGAGGCGCACTGCGCTGTGTGCAAGGAGGCGTTTGAGCTCCACGCGGAGGCGCGTGAGTTACCCTGCAAGCATATTTACCACTCCGATTGCATCCTCCCGTGGCTCTCCATGCGAAACTCGTGTCCGGTGTGCCGCCACGAGCTTCCTTCCGATTTGGAAACTAGGGCTCCGAGTCAGATCGACGAGGAGGCGATAGGGTTGACTATCTGGAGGCTTCCAGGAGGTGGATTCGCCGTGGGTCGATTTTCTGGCGGACGCAGGGCCGGAGAGAATCATTTCCCGGTGGTGTATACGGAGATGGATGGGGGACTGAACACGAACGGAGCTCCGAGGAGGATTTCTCGGTCGGTGAGAAGCAGTAGGGTTAGGGAGAGTCGAGGATTTGGTAGGGTTGTTCGCAGCTTCTTTTCATTCTTTGGAAGGATCGGTTCTAGAAACTCTTCTTCGTCTTTGTCATCTTCTGAACATGCTTCCGTGAGTAGAAGCCGTAGTCGTGTGAGTTCAGTCTTCAGCAGAAGCTCACGGAGACATAGCAGAACTTTTGTTTTGGATGATTAA